Genomic DNA from Peribacillus sp. FSL H8-0477:
TCCATCGATAAACTGCCGATGCCTTGAGTGAATATTCGGTAGAGCAGCACACCCAAAACGAACAACCCAAAAGTTGTTGCTAATAGAAACAGTACCTTAAAGATACGATTCAGCAAGATTCTTCCTGTCATTCTACGGCTAACATTTTCTTTATTTATTAATCTATCCATTAGTATTCCTCCCTGAACTTACGGGATATAAACTGAGCAAGGATATTCATGAGAAGAGTGAAAACAAACAACGTCATACCGACTGCGTAGATGCTATAGTAAATGGTCGTTCCGTACCCTGCATCTCCCGTGCTAACCTGAACGATATAAGAAGTCATTGTCTGAATGGATGAGGTAACATCCATATTCATAGAAGGTGTTGATCCCCCAGCCACTGAGACAATCATCGTTTCACCTATGGCTCTCGATAAAGCTAGAACCACTGACGCGATAATGCCTGATAGAGCAGCCGGAAGGATAACTTTAATGGCTGTCTCAAACTTCGTAGCCCCCATTGCATAAGCACCTTCTCGAATCGAACGAGGTACTGAAGACATTGCATCTTCCGATAAAGAAGCAATCATTGGGATAATCATGATTCCTACCACGATTCCAGGACTGAGTGCATTAAAGATCTCAAGCCCCGGGAATAAATCGCGGAGAAGAGGTGTTACAAATGTTAAAGCGAAGAAACCATAGACTATGGTCGGCACGCCGGCAAGGATTTCTAACAACGGCTTAATGATTCTTCTTGTCTTCTCTGAGGCATATTCACTCAAATAAATAGCTGACGCAAGTCCGATTGGGACAGCAACTAGGGCAGCAATAAAGGCAATTTTCAATGTACCGACGAGGAGCGGCATAATGCCGTAAGATGCTGCGGTTGCTGAAAAGGGATACCATTTATCAGCAGTAAAAAATTCTTTTATGGATACTCTTTCAAAAAAAGTAACTGTTTCAACGATTAATGTAAGGACGATCCCAATGGTTGTTAAAACAGAGATCGCTGCGGTAATTAATAATAAAAACGGGATGGCTTTTTCGACATTCCACCGCTTATTTTTTTGTTGTTTATTTTCAAAAATCATTTTTTGTATTGATTGTTCACTACCATGTTTCACAGCCATACCGACAAAACCCTCCCTGCCACGAAAGCAAAAGCAGAAAACGCCTTATGCTTTCGTCAACTTTCATCCAAGTTAAATCAGGACTGCTACAAGCCCTGCCGTTTATTTTTTTAGTTCCTTAAGTTTGTCTAAATCTGCTTGATACTCTTCTTCAGGAAGACTTACATACCCAACTTCCTCTGAAAGTTCGCCTGCATGCTCGATGGTGAATTTCACATAGTCAGCTACTTGTTCTTTATCCGCAATGGCTTTATTCGCTACATAGGTGAAGACTGGGCGGGAAAGCGGTGCATATTCACCGGATTTAATCGTTTCATGAGTCGGTTCTAGAGCACCCTTTCCATTATCGACTTTAACAATTTTTAATTTATCCTTATTTTCCACATAGTAGGCAAATCCAAAGAACCCGATTGCATTCTTATCACCCTCGACACCTTGCACAAGGATATTATCGTCCTCTGAAAGGGTTGCATTTGCTACAATAGGCTCTTCTTCTAGAATCACTTCATTGAAGTAATCGTATGTTCCTGAATCTGTACCTGGAGAATAAAACTTAATGTCTTCTTTTGGCCATTCAGCGCGGATGTCGGACCATTTTTTAACTTTTCCGTTGTCATCCTTCCAAAGCTGCTTCAATTCATCAACTGTCAGGTGATCGAGAAAATCATTCTCTTTATTGACCACAATTGAAATACCATCGTACGCAATTTTTAATTCTGTATATTCAATACCCTTTTTCTCTAGCTCTGCTTTTTCTTCATCTTTTATTGGGCGTGAGGCATTTGATAAATCCGTATCACCAGCGATAAATTTCTTAAATCCGCCGCCAGTTCCTGACGCCCCTAGACTCACTCTTACGTTTGGCTGGACGCCCATATATTCTTCAGAAACAGCCTCCATGATGGGGAAAACAGTTGAAGATCCATCAATCGCAACCTCACCGTTTAATTGATTGGATGATGATGCGTTTGTATCGCCTTCGTTCGAACCACAAGCTGCCGATACAGCAACTACACCACTCATCATTGCTGTTAAAGCCCAGAACTTAAACCGTCTCATTCTTTTTCCCCCTGAAAGATTAGTTGTTTTGTCCTACATCAACAGAATAACGTTTCCCTGTAAAGAAGGTTTTAACAGATTGTAAATGTTCAGTAAATTAGTGTTAGTAATTTGTAAACACCTTAAATCAAGCAAAAAAAGCTGCCGAGATTTAATCTCGACAGCTTTTCACTATTCTTTTTAATCCTCTTCACTATGATCAACTTTGGTATCGACTGACTGTTCAGTAGTTTTTCCCTTAGCACGATCTTCTTTAAGTTCGAAGTATTTGTCAAGGATAGCCGCACCAATTTCCTTATTCATAGAATGACCGGTGTGACCTTGGTAAGCCCACGGCACTACAACCGCATAGGCGACTTCAGGCTTTTCCGCAGGCGCATAACCAACCAGCGTTAAATTCATTGTATCTTGTGGTTCGTCATATTTCTTACGATTGGGTCCATCATAAAAAGCTTGTGCCGTACCAGTCTTCGCTGATGACGTATACTTTTTATTTCCGAGGTACATATAAGCGGATCCACCCTGTTCTTGTGCAACCATATTGAATCCCTTTTGAACTCGTTGAACCCATTCATCCTTCATATCTAATTTATTTAGGACAACTGGCGAAACTTCTTCAACAATAGGACCCAATTGGTCATTATCATCGACAGGTTTCCGAATTTCCTTCACAAGATGCGGCTTCATTCGATTACCGCCATTAGCAATTGTCGATACATATTGGGCCAGCTGCATCGGGGTATACGTATCATACTGACCGATGGCAAGGTCCATTAGTTTACCTGGATTTGTTTCTGTTCCTTTGAAACCAACCATTTCATTCGGAAGATCGATTCCTGTACGAACCCCGAGTCCGAATTGGTTAAATGATGTTCGAATCGTTGAAAAAGCAGATTGGTTTATCCTTAGAGGTTCATTGGGAACATAATTTCCTCCGGCGATTTTGATTGCTGTCCGGAACATGTAGACGTTGGATGAAACCTTCAATGCGGTTAAATCGTTAATATTCCCAAAGTCTTTATACGAACCTTTAGGAGGGGTATCTTTAATACGAATTTTCGTATCATACCAATAGCTATTTGGCTGTATCGCACCCGTTTGGTAACCAGTTAAGACGGTAGCACCTTTAACGGTTGAACCCATGGCGTAGGATGTGGTGATATTTCCAAGCGCAAAATCTTGAATTTCACTTTTTCCAGTTTCCGCATTCTTTCCGTATTGCTTCCCAGCCATAGTTAAGACTTCTCCCGTAGAGGGATCCATCATCACAACGAATGCACGGTCAAGAAATTGTGTATTCCCAAGCTTTTTCTTTTCTTTCAATTGCTTTTCGATAATTTGTTCAGTTGCCAACTGAAGGTCCATATCAATGGTAAGAACCATATCTTTCCCGCGTGATCCTTCAGTAATAGTAGTTGATTCAATGACATTTCCAGCCTTATCGGTCACATTTTTCACTTTAGCCTTCTGTCCTTGTAAGACATCTTCATATTCTGCCTCAAGATAACTCTTTCCTACTCGGTCATTACGGCTATAATCGCGGGCTAAATAATACTCAAGACTTTCACTTGGCAGGCCTTCCTCAGAAGAAGATACTTTACCAAGTACAGACTTTAATGTTTTATCAAATGTGTAAGCCCTCTTCCAATCTGTCGTAATTCCTACACCTGGCAATGAATCTAAATGTTCACTGACTGTGGCATATTCTTCCGTAGATACCCCATCATTTTTAACAATTTGAGGAGTTAAAGCGTAACCGCTGCTGAATTCCCGGTAAATGGCAAGAACTTCAAGCTCAGCATCTAATGACTTCAATTCCTTCTCCGTAATTCTAGATAGTTGAAGAGTATACAAATCAGCTTCTGTAATTTCACTTTCTGAAACCTTTGTTCGCTCTTTTTTCGTTATTTTTTTCTCTGCCAGCTCCGGATTTTTCAGAATCCAAAAGTCTTTTTTATCTCGTTCTGTTACTTTATCGGTCTCTTTTTCAATTAAGACCGCTAGTTTTTCAGCTGTTTCCAGCATTTCACTCGTCTTTGTTCCTTGCTTCCTTGTATACGTGATTGCATTAAGCGGTTCATTATCGACCATGACCTTTAAATTACGATCCAGCATTTTCCCCCTTGGTACAGGGTTATTAACCGTAATTTCCTCTGTCCGTTCAATTTCACGCCGATAATCATCTCCATATACAATTTGTACAATACCTAGTCGTAAAATAAGTGCTGAAAATAACACAAAAACCATAAAGAAAAGCATATTGAGCCTAAAAGGAACATGCGTCTTTTTCTTCTTATTTTTCTTCACCTGAGTGCACACTTCCTTTTTCATCTCTAATCCAAATACTTATTCTTATTCTATATAAAAAGAATATTCTTTTCTACCTTTGTGTTCTTAAATTACAGCAAAAAAGCCTGCCAGCACTAGAAATCCTTGATTTCACTGCCGCAAGCAATTAATTAGAAATGTTTTCCTGAAATAATTAACCTTCCACACGATGACCGATAGATTTGATTCTTCGTACAAACAAATAGATCAGTGTATGCCCCGCTCCTACAATAAGAAGAAAGTACGGTAAGCTTATCGCAGGATCAAAGAAATAAACAACCGCGATAAAGCCTAGAAGTGAAACAACTCGTCCCATTTGAATATACATTTCACGTACAACAATATACTCAATTCTCATTTCAGCAGCATTCCAGGCTGTCCCAATGATATCGTAGGTAAGTGACGTATACGGAACTAAAAGAATTGGATAAGCAATGGCAATGACCGCTGCATACATAAGCATCTTTATATAACTAACATCAAAAGCAACGAGGAATACACCAGCATAAAGCAAAATTCCTCCTACAAGAATTGCTTTTTTTCGCATATGTGGCTTGATATAACGCGAAGCAACAAAATAAGCAATAAAGGCAATAACTGAATTCAGCATACTAAAATTACCAAGAGCCAGTTCGCTGCCTGTCTTAATGAACACAAATATGGAGATGACAAACATGAAAGTTCCTTCACGTACTCCTTGAAAAAAGTGAGCAAGCGTAATCAAGCGCCAATTTTCATTATTTTTACGTTCTGAAAGAATCCGTAAGAATAAATACTTTCCATTAGCCGGTCGTCTCACCAAGAAAAAGCTGAGTACGACTGCAACAGCAAATAACCCTAAGGAAATTCCGAATACTACATGATAGCCGCTAAAAGCATTCATCCGAGAAATAATATATCCTGCAGTTACAGGCCCAATAATTCCACCAAAAGAACCTAACAGACCAAGAAACCCATTAAAG
This window encodes:
- the pstC gene encoding phosphate ABC transporter permease subunit PstC; this encodes MAVKHGSEQSIQKMIFENKQQKNKRWNVEKAIPFLLLITAAISVLTTIGIVLTLIVETVTFFERVSIKEFFTADKWYPFSATAASYGIMPLLVGTLKIAFIAALVAVPIGLASAIYLSEYASEKTRRIIKPLLEILAGVPTIVYGFFALTFVTPLLRDLFPGLEIFNALSPGIVVGIMIIPMIASLSEDAMSSVPRSIREGAYAMGATKFETAIKVILPAALSGIIASVVLALSRAIGETMIVSVAGGSTPSMNMDVTSSIQTMTSYIVQVSTGDAGYGTTIYYSIYAVGMTLFVFTLLMNILAQFISRKFREEY
- a CDS encoding PstS family phosphate ABC transporter substrate-binding protein, whose translation is MRRFKFWALTAMMSGVVAVSAACGSNEGDTNASSSNQLNGEVAIDGSSTVFPIMEAVSEEYMGVQPNVRVSLGASGTGGGFKKFIAGDTDLSNASRPIKDEEKAELEKKGIEYTELKIAYDGISIVVNKENDFLDHLTVDELKQLWKDDNGKVKKWSDIRAEWPKEDIKFYSPGTDSGTYDYFNEVILEEEPIVANATLSEDDNILVQGVEGDKNAIGFFGFAYYVENKDKLKIVKVDNGKGALEPTHETIKSGEYAPLSRPVFTYVANKAIADKEQVADYVKFTIEHAGELSEEVGYVSLPEEEYQADLDKLKELKK
- a CDS encoding peptidoglycan D,D-transpeptidase FtsI family protein — translated: MKKNKKKKTHVPFRLNMLFFMVFVLFSALILRLGIVQIVYGDDYRREIERTEEITVNNPVPRGKMLDRNLKVMVDNEPLNAITYTRKQGTKTSEMLETAEKLAVLIEKETDKVTERDKKDFWILKNPELAEKKITKKERTKVSESEITEADLYTLQLSRITEKELKSLDAELEVLAIYREFSSGYALTPQIVKNDGVSTEEYATVSEHLDSLPGVGITTDWKRAYTFDKTLKSVLGKVSSSEEGLPSESLEYYLARDYSRNDRVGKSYLEAEYEDVLQGQKAKVKNVTDKAGNVIESTTITEGSRGKDMVLTIDMDLQLATEQIIEKQLKEKKKLGNTQFLDRAFVVMMDPSTGEVLTMAGKQYGKNAETGKSEIQDFALGNITTSYAMGSTVKGATVLTGYQTGAIQPNSYWYDTKIRIKDTPPKGSYKDFGNINDLTALKVSSNVYMFRTAIKIAGGNYVPNEPLRINQSAFSTIRTSFNQFGLGVRTGIDLPNEMVGFKGTETNPGKLMDLAIGQYDTYTPMQLAQYVSTIANGGNRMKPHLVKEIRKPVDDNDQLGPIVEEVSPVVLNKLDMKDEWVQRVQKGFNMVAQEQGGSAYMYLGNKKYTSSAKTGTAQAFYDGPNRKKYDEPQDTMNLTLVGYAPAEKPEVAYAVVVPWAYQGHTGHSMNKEIGAAILDKYFELKEDRAKGKTTEQSVDTKVDHSEED
- a CDS encoding MFS transporter, with protein sequence MGFVKKWTGGIEIKRDLRLLLLIGGLYSLSIALSNTFVNVFLWKQSGEFIDIGLYNLTIVLFQPLTFILAGRLAKKVDRVIVLRLGVIFLALYYLTVLFVGENATQFIILLGALLGIGYGFYWLAFNVLTFEITEPETRDFFNGFLGLLGSFGGIIGPVTAGYIISRMNAFSGYHVVFGISLGLFAVAVVLSFFLVRRPANGKYLFLRILSERKNNENWRLITLAHFFQGVREGTFMFVISIFVFIKTGSELALGNFSMLNSVIAFIAYFVASRYIKPHMRKKAILVGGILLYAGVFLVAFDVSYIKMLMYAAVIAIAYPILLVPYTSLTYDIIGTAWNAAEMRIEYIVVREMYIQMGRVVSLLGFIAVVYFFDPAISLPYFLLIVGAGHTLIYLFVRRIKSIGHRVEG